One window of the Salmo trutta chromosome 35, fSalTru1.1, whole genome shotgun sequence genome contains the following:
- the LOC115174950 gene encoding cell cycle control protein 50A codes for MMASSYNAKEDGHVAVPGGGTIQNKKPDNTAFKQQRLPAWQPILTAGTVLPAFFVIGLIFIPIGIGLYVTSNNIKEFEIDYTGTDMSSPCFNCSQSFSWNSTRPCTCALPFSLEQPFESNVFMYYGLSNFYQNHRRYVKSRDDSQLNGDTTSLMNPSKECEPYARNEKMPIAPCGAIANSMFNDTLDLYYIDPNGTRIQIPLMKKGIAWWTDKHVKFRNPGGNPNLTSAFQGTTKPINWRKPVYELDTDAENNGFINEDFIVWMRTAALPTFRKLYRIIQKKNNMTPTLPRGNYTLEVTYNYPVRSFEGRKRVILSTISWMGGKNPFLGIAYITVGSVCFFLGVVLLIIHHKYGSRNNTADIPN; via the exons CACAGCGTTTAAACAACAACGATTACCTGCTTGGCAACCCATCCTGACAGCGGGCACAGTTCTTCCAGCTTTCTTCGTTATCGGGCTTATCTTCATCCCCATTGGTATCGGCCTCTACGTCACGTCCAACAACATCAAGGAGTTCGAG ATTGATTATACTGGGACTGACATGTCCAGCCCATGCTTCAACTGCTCCCAAAGCTTTAGTTGGAACAGCACAAGACCATGCACCTGTGCACTGCCCTTCTCTCTGGAACAGCCCTTTGAA AGCAACGTATTCATGTATTATGGCCTGTCCAACTTCTACCAAAATCACCGGCGCTATGTCAAGTCCAGGGATGACAGTCAACTGAATGGTGACACCACCTCTCTAATG AACCCCAGTAAAGAGTGTGAGCCCTATGCTCGCAATGAAAAAATGCCAATTGCTCCCTGTGGTGCAATCGCCAACAGCATGTTTAATG ACACTTTGGATCTGTATTACATTGACCCTAATGGAACAAGAATCCAAATTCCTCTGATGAAGAAGGGGATCGCTTGGTGGACAGATAAGCATGTGAAGTTCAGGAATCCAGGAGGCAACCCCAACCTCACAAGTGCTTTTCAAG GTACAACCAAGCCGATCAACTGGCGCAAGCCTGTCTATGAACTAGACACAGACGCTGAGAATAATGGCTTCATCAATGAGGACTTCATTGTGTGGATGCGCACAGCTGCCCTCCCCACTTTCCGTAAGCTATACCGTATTATCCAAAAGAAGAACAACATGACGCCGACACTTCCCCGTGGCAACTACACCCTGGAAGTCACCTACA ACTATCCTGTTCGTAGCTTTGAGGGCCGGAAGCGTGTGATCCTGAGCACCATCTCCTGGATGGGGGGCAAGAACCCTTTCCTGGGCATCGCTTACATCACTGTGGGCTCCGTCTGCTTCTTCCTGGGAGTGGTCCTCCTCATCATCCACCACAAATATGGCAGCCGCAACAACACCGCTGACATCCCTAACTAA